One genomic region from Natrinema caseinilyticum encodes:
- a CDS encoding metallophosphoesterase, translated as MIAIFSDTHSVSGHELEGEALTAARTADVVLHAGDFTSEVALEAFQRECDRLYAAHGNADDPAVCDRLPPARVVEADGVRFALTHRRDGGETGLAMFGRSRAADVVVFGHSHRPTVVDAGDVTLVNPGSHADPRGNRPGFAVLEPARGEDRETSETATDRRLEGAIREPDGTIIETVEIRMP; from the coding sequence ATGATCGCCATCTTCTCGGATACGCACAGCGTCAGCGGACACGAACTCGAGGGGGAGGCCCTGACCGCCGCGCGTACCGCCGACGTCGTCCTCCACGCGGGCGATTTCACGAGCGAGGTGGCCCTCGAGGCCTTTCAGCGGGAATGCGACCGGCTGTACGCGGCCCACGGAAACGCCGACGATCCGGCGGTCTGCGATCGGTTGCCGCCGGCCCGCGTCGTCGAGGCGGACGGCGTTCGATTCGCGCTCACGCACCGACGGGACGGCGGCGAGACGGGACTCGCGATGTTCGGCCGTTCGCGCGCCGCCGACGTCGTCGTCTTCGGGCACAGCCATCGACCGACGGTCGTCGACGCCGGCGACGTCACCCTGGTGAACCCAGGAAGTCACGCCGACCCGCGCGGGAATCGGCCGGGTTTCGCGGTCCTCGAGCCGGCACGCGGCGAAGACCGAGAGACGAGTGAGACGGCCACCGACCGTCGACTCGAGGGTGCGATTCGGGAACCGGACGGGACGATCATCGAGACGGTCGAAATACGGATGCCGTAA
- a CDS encoding threonine aldolase family protein, with translation MIDFRSDTVTKPDDAMREAAATAAVGDDVYGEDPTVTELEARVASRLGTESALYFPTGTMANQTAARVHTEHGQEVLADRRSHVVTYELGGLAQHSGLQVRMLDADRGVPSPERIAAASVEEDLHRPGTGLLCLENTHNARGGLAIEPGPIAAAATAARERGVAVHLDGARLFNAATARSVPVTAFTDSVDSVMVSLSKGLGAPVGSVLAGSEGFIERARRTRKLFGGGMRQAGIVAGPALCALENVADLETDHENARLLADGLDAVGGFDVQQPETNIVLADVSETGLESAAVVDALRDRDVLATPFGPATVRFCTHRDITRDDVERALGRLDDGIV, from the coding sequence GTGATCGATTTTCGCTCGGATACCGTGACGAAACCCGACGACGCCATGCGAGAGGCCGCCGCCACGGCCGCCGTCGGCGACGACGTCTACGGCGAGGACCCGACGGTGACCGAACTCGAAGCTCGCGTTGCCTCCCGACTCGGAACGGAGTCGGCGCTGTACTTCCCGACGGGGACGATGGCGAACCAGACCGCCGCTCGCGTCCACACCGAGCACGGACAGGAGGTCCTCGCTGATCGACGGAGCCACGTCGTGACGTACGAACTCGGCGGCCTGGCACAGCACTCGGGGCTCCAGGTACGGATGCTCGATGCCGACCGCGGGGTTCCGTCGCCCGAGCGAATCGCCGCCGCGTCGGTCGAGGAGGACCTGCACCGGCCCGGGACCGGACTGCTCTGCCTCGAGAACACGCACAACGCTCGCGGCGGTCTCGCGATCGAACCGGGTCCGATCGCCGCGGCCGCGACGGCGGCCCGCGAACGCGGCGTCGCCGTGCATCTCGACGGGGCGCGATTGTTCAACGCGGCGACGGCGCGTTCCGTTCCGGTCACGGCGTTTACCGACTCCGTCGACTCCGTCATGGTGTCGCTCTCGAAGGGGCTGGGGGCGCCCGTCGGCTCCGTGCTCGCGGGTAGCGAGGGATTCATCGAGCGCGCCCGCCGCACGCGAAAGCTGTTCGGGGGCGGGATGCGCCAGGCCGGGATCGTCGCGGGCCCCGCGCTCTGTGCCCTCGAGAACGTCGCCGACCTCGAGACGGACCACGAGAACGCGCGACTGCTGGCCGATGGGCTGGACGCCGTCGGTGGATTCGACGTCCAGCAACCGGAGACGAACATCGTTCTCGCGGACGTTTCGGAAACGGGTCTCGAATCCGCGGCCGTCGTCGACGCGCTACGCGACCGGGACGTGCTGGCGACGCCGTTCGGACCGGCGACGGTCCGATTCTGTACGCACCGCGATATCACTCGTGACGACGTCGAACGGGCACTGGGTCGACTCGACGATGGAATCGTCTGA
- a CDS encoding cation diffusion facilitator family transporter, which translates to MASSTSVVLAALFANGAIAILKFGGFLLTGSPAMLSETYHSVSDTGNQIFLLIGIRYGAQEATREHPFGHGKAQFFYSLLVSVMLFGIAGWESARHGYSALTHGGVHRATEDVTLLRWTFDPIFVNYAVLIGAILFESYALWKAYQGMSRQMEEYGWTSFREAFRKTSDVTTLTALTEDTIALSGAGIALFGIYLTRRTGNPMYDAGAALVIGLMLMGFAVALAWENKRLIIGESLPKDAEDDLKRIISNWDGVTDLVDFRTVYFGAEELLVTADVAFDPDLDTETLERRITQIELALMDHDEQVQKVYIEPET; encoded by the coding sequence ATGGCCAGTAGCACCTCCGTCGTCCTCGCCGCACTGTTCGCGAACGGCGCGATCGCGATTCTCAAATTCGGCGGCTTCCTGCTCACCGGGAGCCCCGCGATGCTGTCGGAAACGTACCATTCGGTTTCGGATACGGGCAATCAAATCTTCCTGCTGATCGGAATCCGCTACGGCGCACAGGAAGCGACGCGGGAACACCCGTTCGGCCACGGCAAGGCGCAGTTCTTCTACAGCCTCCTCGTGAGCGTCATGCTCTTTGGCATCGCCGGCTGGGAGAGCGCGCGACACGGCTACAGTGCGCTGACTCACGGCGGCGTCCATCGGGCCACGGAGGACGTCACGCTCCTTCGATGGACGTTCGACCCGATATTCGTCAACTACGCGGTGCTCATCGGCGCAATCCTCTTCGAATCGTACGCGCTCTGGAAGGCCTACCAGGGGATGAGCCGTCAGATGGAGGAATACGGCTGGACGAGTTTCCGCGAGGCATTCCGCAAAACCAGCGACGTGACGACGCTGACCGCGCTCACCGAGGACACCATCGCGCTCTCGGGTGCCGGGATCGCGCTCTTCGGAATCTACCTCACGAGAAGAACCGGCAATCCGATGTACGACGCCGGGGCCGCCCTCGTCATCGGTCTCATGCTCATGGGATTCGCGGTCGCCCTCGCGTGGGAGAACAAACGGCTGATCATCGGCGAGAGCCTGCCGAAAGACGCCGAGGACGACCTCAAGCGGATCATCTCCAACTGGGACGGCGTCACCGACCTCGTCGACTTCCGGACCGTCTACTTCGGCGCCGAAGAACTGCTCGTCACCGCCGACGTCGCGTTCGACCCCGACCTGGACACCGAGACGCTCGAGCGCCGCATCACCCAGATCGAACTGGCGCTGATGGACCACGACGAGCAGGTCCAGAAGGTCTACATCGAACCCGAAACCTGA
- the argH gene encoding argininosuccinate lyase has protein sequence MTEESAHDGDSGRRSAGADGGTDDEGVVRRDRFSGGPARSFLSSLEADHRIFEADLEVDRAHTVMLAEQGIVADDVAGQILTALDAIEVDGHGSLPDGEDVHEAIETAVIQRIGTDGGKMHTARSRNDEVAACIRYRLREDVLAAIETTLALRESLVTVADEHAETIMPGYTHLQPAQPTTAAHWALAYEGAVRRDTDRLLAAYSRINESPLGGAAFAGTTFDIDRERTAELLGFDGGPASDASGNSAEQRSAVIVENSMDAASSRDFLLEAVQALSTHATTLSGMAEDVIIFANRGFVDLSDDYSSTSSIMPQKKNPDTLELVRAVAGDAAAGVQGLTTTLKGLPRAYNRDLQRATTYAWETVDAVTEASEVAAGAIATADWNEQVLAAEAGEGFSTATGVADLLAANGLPFRTAHELVAVAAENGADYDALESAAHDVLGESLAAHVDPAAVEDALDPAASVASRDSRGGPAPDAVERQLESARESLAADEDERGELIGALEAAHEALRSEVNEYV, from the coding sequence ATGACGGAGGAGAGCGCTCACGACGGCGATTCCGGACGTCGATCCGCCGGCGCCGACGGTGGCACCGACGACGAAGGTGTCGTGCGCCGGGACCGTTTTAGCGGCGGCCCCGCCCGGAGCTTCCTCTCCTCGCTCGAGGCGGACCACCGGATTTTCGAGGCCGATCTCGAGGTCGATCGCGCACACACCGTCATGCTGGCCGAGCAGGGTATCGTCGCCGACGACGTAGCGGGTCAGATACTGACCGCCCTCGATGCGATCGAGGTCGACGGTCACGGCTCGCTCCCCGACGGCGAGGACGTCCACGAGGCCATCGAGACGGCCGTCATCCAGCGTATCGGAACGGACGGCGGAAAGATGCACACCGCGCGGTCGCGCAACGACGAGGTCGCGGCCTGTATCCGGTATCGCTTACGCGAAGACGTCCTCGCCGCGATCGAGACGACGCTCGCGCTGCGCGAGTCGCTGGTGACCGTCGCCGACGAACACGCGGAGACGATCATGCCAGGCTACACCCACCTCCAGCCCGCCCAGCCGACGACGGCGGCACACTGGGCGCTGGCCTACGAGGGGGCCGTTCGCCGCGACACCGACCGCCTGCTCGCGGCCTATTCTCGGATCAACGAGTCGCCGTTAGGCGGGGCCGCGTTCGCGGGGACGACGTTCGATATCGACCGCGAGCGCACGGCCGAACTGTTGGGATTCGACGGCGGTCCCGCGAGCGACGCGAGCGGGAACTCGGCGGAGCAACGCTCCGCAGTTATCGTCGAGAACTCGATGGACGCCGCCTCGAGTCGGGACTTTCTGCTCGAGGCGGTCCAGGCGCTGTCGACCCACGCGACGACGCTGTCCGGGATGGCGGAGGACGTGATAATCTTCGCGAACCGCGGGTTCGTGGACCTCTCTGACGATTACTCCTCGACGTCGTCGATCATGCCCCAGAAGAAGAACCCGGACACGCTGGAACTCGTCCGCGCGGTCGCGGGCGACGCGGCCGCCGGCGTCCAGGGGTTGACGACGACGCTCAAGGGGCTTCCGCGCGCGTACAACCGCGACCTCCAGCGGGCGACGACTTACGCCTGGGAGACGGTCGATGCAGTTACCGAGGCGAGCGAGGTCGCGGCCGGTGCGATCGCGACGGCCGACTGGAACGAGCAGGTGCTGGCGGCGGAAGCTGGCGAGGGGTTCTCGACGGCGACCGGCGTCGCGGATCTACTGGCCGCGAACGGCCTCCCCTTCAGGACGGCGCACGAACTGGTCGCCGTCGCCGCGGAGAACGGCGCGGACTACGATGCGCTCGAGTCCGCGGCACACGACGTGCTCGGCGAATCGCTCGCGGCTCACGTCGATCCGGCCGCCGTCGAGGACGCGCTCGATCCCGCAGCGAGCGTCGCGAGCCGCGACTCGCGGGGCGGGCCCGCCCCCGACGCGGTCGAGAGACAACTCGAGTCCGCCCGCGAGTCCCTCGCGGCGGACGAAGACGAACGCGGGGAGCTGATCGGGGCGCTCGAGGCGGCACACGAAGCGTTACGCTCGGAGGTGAACGAGTATGTGTGA
- a CDS encoding argininosuccinate synthase, translating to MTRVALAFSGGLDTTVCVPLLEEEYGYDDVIGVTVDVGQPASEFDEAEETAEALGLDHYVVDARAEFAQLCLESVRANATYQGYPLGTALARPVIAEAILEVAEEQDCTGIAHGCTGKGNDQLRFEAVWRDSDLEVIAPVRELGLTREWEQEYADEKDLPVEGGSGGDWSIDTNIWSRSVEGDDLEDPSYVPPRDIYEWTDEPTGETEEIEIEFEQGYPVAVDGEAYDPVDLIEFLNDLAGGYGVGRTDTMEDRMLGLKVRENYEHPGATTLLNAHEALEGLVLTQEERQFKQQIDQQWAQKGYEGLIDAPLVSALEGFIAETQKRVTGTVTIRFEGGQARPVARDSDFAAYSAEHASFDTETVGKITQEDATGVAKYHGFQRRLANEAIAANAADDEVELATDGSGGDASDASGSSSELRSDVDE from the coding sequence ATGACCCGCGTGGCACTTGCGTTCTCGGGCGGCCTGGACACGACTGTCTGTGTCCCGCTGCTCGAGGAGGAATACGGATACGACGACGTAATCGGCGTCACCGTCGACGTCGGCCAGCCGGCCTCCGAGTTCGACGAGGCCGAAGAGACCGCCGAAGCGCTCGGCCTCGACCACTACGTCGTCGACGCGCGAGCGGAATTCGCGCAACTCTGTCTCGAGAGCGTTCGCGCGAACGCGACCTACCAGGGCTACCCGCTGGGAACGGCGCTCGCCCGGCCGGTGATCGCCGAGGCGATCCTCGAGGTTGCGGAGGAACAGGACTGTACCGGCATCGCCCACGGCTGTACGGGCAAAGGCAACGACCAGCTTCGGTTCGAGGCCGTCTGGCGCGACTCGGATCTGGAGGTCATCGCTCCCGTCCGCGAGCTCGGGCTCACCCGCGAGTGGGAACAGGAGTACGCCGACGAGAAGGACCTTCCCGTGGAGGGTGGCAGCGGCGGCGACTGGTCGATCGACACCAACATCTGGAGCCGCTCGGTCGAGGGCGACGACCTCGAGGATCCCAGTTACGTCCCGCCGCGGGACATCTACGAGTGGACCGACGAACCCACCGGGGAGACCGAGGAAATCGAAATCGAATTCGAGCAGGGCTACCCGGTCGCCGTCGACGGCGAGGCGTACGATCCCGTCGACTTGATCGAGTTCCTCAACGACCTCGCGGGCGGGTACGGCGTCGGTCGGACGGATACGATGGAAGACCGCATGCTCGGGCTGAAGGTCCGCGAGAACTACGAGCACCCGGGCGCGACGACGCTGTTGAACGCCCACGAGGCACTCGAGGGGCTCGTTCTCACGCAGGAGGAGCGCCAGTTCAAACAGCAGATCGATCAGCAGTGGGCCCAGAAGGGCTACGAGGGCCTGATCGACGCGCCGCTCGTGAGCGCGCTCGAGGGCTTCATCGCGGAGACTCAGAAACGCGTCACCGGAACCGTCACGATCCGATTCGAGGGCGGACAGGCCCGTCCGGTCGCTCGCGACAGCGACTTCGCGGCCTACTCCGCCGAACACGCTTCGTTCGACACCGAGACGGTCGGGAAGATCACCCAGGAAGACGCTACCGGCGTCGCGAAGTACCACGGCTTCCAGCGTCGCCTCGCCAACGAGGCGATCGCGGCGAACGCCGCGGACGACGAAGTCGAACTCGCGACCGACGGAAGCGGCGGTGACGCGAGCGACGCGAGCGGGTCCTCGTCGGAGCTACGCTCCGACGTAGACGAGTAA
- the lysW gene encoding lysine biosynthesis protein LysW produces the protein MTECVECGAEVSLHDDLEVGEIVDCTTCGAELEVVDTEPPVLERAPELEEDWGE, from the coding sequence ATGACCGAATGCGTCGAGTGTGGGGCGGAGGTGTCCCTGCACGACGATCTGGAAGTCGGAGAGATCGTTGACTGTACGACCTGTGGCGCCGAACTGGAAGTCGTCGACACCGAGCCGCCAGTCCTCGAGCGAGCCCCCGAGCTCGAAGAGGACTGGGGTGAGTGA
- the lysX gene encoding lysine biosynthesis protein LysX, translating to MNVGILYSRIRKDEKLLLNELRERDHEVTKIDVRKQTFDISTVPDGFDDLDIVVDRCLATSRSLYATQFLEAYGIPVVNSHETADVCADKVKNSLALEAAGVPTPATKVAFTKETAMEAIEDFGYPCVLKPVVGSWGRLMAKIDSRDAAEAILEHKATLGHYEHKVFYVQEFVEKPGRDVRVVATDGEPIAAMVRSSDHWITNAAKGAETTAFDVDDEARELVRKASDAVGGGLLGVDLMETGDSYTVHEVNHTVEFKALDGAVETDVAGSVVDWLETRAQAADPELEVTA from the coding sequence GTGAACGTAGGCATACTCTATTCACGGATTCGCAAGGACGAGAAGCTCCTCTTGAACGAGCTCCGCGAGCGCGATCACGAGGTGACGAAGATCGACGTCCGCAAACAGACGTTCGACATTTCGACGGTTCCCGACGGGTTCGACGACCTCGATATCGTCGTCGATCGCTGTCTCGCCACGAGCAGGAGCCTGTACGCCACGCAGTTCCTCGAGGCGTACGGCATCCCCGTGGTCAACAGCCACGAAACCGCAGACGTCTGTGCGGACAAGGTGAAAAATAGCCTCGCCCTCGAGGCCGCGGGGGTACCCACGCCCGCGACGAAAGTCGCTTTCACCAAGGAGACCGCGATGGAAGCCATCGAGGACTTCGGCTATCCGTGCGTCCTCAAACCCGTCGTGGGTTCGTGGGGGCGCCTGATGGCCAAGATCGACTCTCGAGACGCCGCCGAGGCGATACTGGAACACAAGGCGACGCTCGGCCACTACGAGCACAAGGTGTTCTACGTCCAGGAGTTCGTCGAGAAACCGGGTCGGGACGTTCGCGTCGTCGCGACCGACGGCGAACCCATCGCCGCGATGGTCCGTTCGTCGGACCACTGGATCACCAACGCCGCCAAGGGCGCGGAGACGACCGCGTTCGACGTCGACGACGAGGCGCGCGAACTCGTCCGGAAGGCGAGCGACGCCGTCGGCGGCGGACTCCTCGGCGTCGACCTGATGGAGACGGGTGACTCGTACACCGTCCACGAAGTCAACCACACCGTCGAGTTCAAAGCCCTCGACGGCGCCGTCGAGACCGACGTCGCCGGCTCCGTCGTCGACTGGCTCGAGACCAGAGCCCAGGCGGCGGATCCGGAACTCGAGGTGACCGCCTGA
- a CDS encoding helix-turn-helix transcriptional regulator yields MDVRGLRALVCVLVVVACSVAFVPGSAAVAADLGAQRAALQESGNESIGLEDADRIHVDVFIAENGTALVTVDYRFHLDDGNRTAEQWEGLRSDIESDPESYVTGERSKWNETLVKGENRTERDMNLSNISITVEENPAPRAIGHAKVTFQWSSFALVELNRIEAGAALSGFTLDDGTTLQFRWPEEYSVYENEGELQIDPSPTDQPDSSVAWQGSETTFTDDQPRIVLVKNGNAGTESPSNEGPAMPWAIVLLSLALLAVVGAAGWLVGRSRNGSVTFDPSTTVRRTDGSSEAESTASDGPPPELLSNEERVLRLLENRGGRIKQQEVVSELEWTEAKTSQVVGDLREDDEIDVFRIGRENVLALPEEE; encoded by the coding sequence ATGGACGTGAGGGGGCTGCGGGCCCTGGTTTGCGTGCTCGTGGTGGTTGCCTGTTCGGTCGCGTTCGTCCCGGGTTCGGCTGCTGTGGCGGCGGATCTCGGGGCCCAACGAGCGGCGCTACAGGAGTCCGGAAACGAGAGTATCGGGCTCGAGGATGCCGATCGGATCCACGTCGACGTCTTCATCGCCGAGAACGGCACGGCGCTGGTGACCGTCGACTATCGGTTCCATCTCGACGACGGAAACAGGACCGCGGAACAGTGGGAGGGGCTGCGAAGCGACATCGAATCCGATCCGGAGTCGTACGTCACTGGCGAGCGATCGAAGTGGAACGAGACGCTGGTGAAAGGCGAAAACCGGACGGAGCGGGACATGAATCTCTCGAACATTTCCATCACCGTGGAAGAAAACCCCGCGCCGCGGGCGATAGGCCACGCGAAAGTGACGTTCCAGTGGTCGTCGTTCGCGCTGGTCGAACTGAACCGGATCGAAGCCGGCGCCGCACTCTCGGGGTTCACGCTCGATGACGGGACGACCCTGCAGTTCCGCTGGCCCGAGGAGTACAGCGTCTACGAGAACGAGGGGGAACTCCAGATCGATCCGTCACCGACCGACCAACCGGACAGTTCGGTCGCCTGGCAGGGATCGGAAACCACGTTCACCGACGACCAACCGCGGATCGTCCTGGTCAAAAACGGCAACGCGGGCACGGAGTCCCCGTCCAACGAGGGACCGGCGATGCCCTGGGCGATCGTCCTGCTGTCGCTCGCCCTGCTCGCGGTCGTCGGCGCCGCCGGGTGGTTGGTCGGACGCAGTCGAAACGGATCGGTGACGTTCGACCCGTCCACCACGGTCCGACGGACCGACGGCTCGTCCGAAGCCGAGTCGACCGCGTCTGACGGCCCGCCCCCGGAACTGCTGAGCAACGAGGAACGGGTCCTGCGGCTGCTCGAGAACCGCGGCGGCCGGATCAAACAACAGGAGGTCGTCTCCGAACTCGAGTGGACGGAGGCGAAAACGAGTCAGGTCGTCGGCGATTTGCGCGAGGACGACGAGATCGACGTCTTCCGGATCGGCCGGGAGAACGTACTGGCGTTGCCGGAAGAGGAGTGA
- a CDS encoding 2'-5' RNA ligase family protein, translated as MYSVNVPVPGRVRRLADDLYPEVVGFETVRENHSCLLKRLGDADHVAQLQQRAHRALEGAPAVEAEITGIDYFEDPPLGSAPVVYLAVESPGLEGIHADLADAFEPVEGLEGPDYVPHVTVARGGDLETATRLAAREIEPVRWTVSELEFWDGTYKLPVSRVSLPS; from the coding sequence GTGTACAGCGTCAACGTTCCGGTCCCCGGTCGCGTTCGCCGGCTCGCGGACGACCTCTACCCCGAGGTCGTCGGATTCGAGACCGTCCGCGAAAACCACTCGTGTCTGCTCAAGCGGCTGGGCGACGCCGACCACGTCGCACAGCTCCAACAGCGCGCCCACCGCGCGCTCGAGGGCGCCCCGGCCGTCGAAGCCGAGATCACGGGCATCGACTACTTCGAGGACCCGCCGCTCGGTTCCGCGCCGGTCGTCTATCTGGCCGTCGAGAGCCCCGGCCTCGAGGGGATCCACGCCGACCTCGCCGACGCCTTCGAACCCGTCGAGGGACTCGAGGGACCCGACTACGTCCCCCACGTAACCGTAGCCCGTGGTGGCGACCTCGAGACTGCAACGCGGCTGGCCGCCCGCGAGATCGAGCCAGTCCGGTGGACCGTCAGCGAACTCGAGTTCTGGGACGGGACGTACAAGTTGCCGGTGAGTCGCGTTTCGCTGCCGTCCTGA
- a CDS encoding DUF7554 family protein, translated as MNGSRGELEVETLLKLVLGLVAILLVLEILEAAIGTIAGLFGPFVVVVQLAIAVLIVLWLLDRL; from the coding sequence ATGAACGGTTCGCGCGGCGAACTCGAGGTCGAAACGCTGCTCAAACTCGTCCTCGGACTGGTCGCCATATTGCTCGTCCTCGAGATCCTCGAGGCGGCGATCGGCACGATTGCGGGATTGTTCGGCCCGTTCGTCGTCGTCGTCCAGCTCGCGATCGCCGTCCTGATCGTCCTCTGGTTGCTCGATCGGCTCTGA
- a CDS encoding ATP-dependent DNA helicase: MSETAGYMRFFPYDQPYENQREAMDRIHNSLYRGQNVLFEGACGTGKTLSSLVPALEVAREQDKTVVITTNVHQQMRQFVAEARAITREEQIRAVVFKGKSSMCHIDVGYEECQALRDNTRAVVDAERDREQLERRQRELLAESQDGDGTAADARSAVMDELDSIEDRLAELEDQNVCDYYRNNLTRDTDDFFAWLFDDVRTPDEIYEYAERQGFCGYELLKEGIEGVDLVVCNYHHLLDSTIREQFFRWLGRDPEDVIAVFDEAHNVEDAAREHATRTCSERTVESALDELADTDDPRSEDAANVLSAFHRALVETYEDSFGFGDRERIGDGWSDVSIANEDRRDDLTLEFLGRYSGRGIEDDLEAAMKLGQELDEQYEDAYREGETATRTECQTLQAAAFVSAWLNEGSKEGLYPVVAVTRDGGTDEIYGHAELYTCLPRQVTGHLFDEVYATVLMSATLQPFDVTENVLGLEDAVTMAYGLQFPAENRLTYAVETPALFASDRDDPAVQEAVEEAIDDAVRMTPGNTLAFFPNYGEAGRYADRLEAGRDRTVYLDEPGESVEELRQEFVADDDAVLCTSLWGTLSEGVSFDGDDANTVLVVGVPYPHLDDRAEAVQDAYDVAFDGTDTGWRYAVEIPTVRKTRQALGRVIRSPDDVGVRALLDRRYSRRAKSDLGKYSVNGTFPHEEREELLDIDPDKLKFAMLNFYGDHDAYDGEPPTP, encoded by the coding sequence GTGTCCGAGACTGCCGGGTACATGCGCTTTTTCCCGTACGACCAGCCGTACGAGAATCAGCGCGAAGCGATGGACCGCATCCACAACTCCCTCTATCGGGGACAGAACGTCCTCTTCGAGGGTGCCTGCGGGACCGGGAAAACCCTCTCGTCGCTGGTGCCGGCCCTCGAGGTCGCCCGCGAACAGGACAAGACGGTCGTCATCACGACGAACGTCCACCAGCAGATGCGCCAGTTCGTCGCCGAAGCCCGCGCGATCACGCGCGAGGAGCAGATCCGTGCGGTCGTCTTCAAGGGAAAATCCTCGATGTGTCACATCGACGTCGGCTACGAGGAGTGTCAGGCCCTGCGGGACAACACTCGGGCCGTCGTCGACGCCGAGCGCGACCGCGAGCAACTCGAGCGCCGCCAGCGCGAACTCCTCGCCGAAAGTCAGGACGGAGACGGCACCGCTGCCGACGCTCGTTCGGCGGTGATGGACGAACTCGACTCGATCGAAGACCGGCTCGCGGAGCTGGAAGACCAGAACGTCTGCGACTACTATCGGAACAATCTCACTCGGGATACGGACGACTTCTTCGCGTGGCTCTTCGACGACGTCCGCACGCCCGACGAGATCTACGAGTACGCCGAGCGGCAGGGATTCTGCGGCTACGAACTCTTAAAGGAGGGGATCGAGGGCGTCGACCTCGTCGTCTGTAACTATCACCATCTGCTCGATTCGACCATCCGCGAGCAGTTCTTCAGGTGGCTCGGACGCGATCCCGAGGACGTGATCGCCGTCTTCGACGAGGCTCACAACGTCGAGGACGCCGCCCGCGAGCACGCGACCAGGACCTGCTCCGAGCGGACCGTCGAGTCGGCGCTGGACGAACTCGCGGATACCGACGATCCGCGATCCGAGGACGCCGCGAACGTCCTCTCGGCGTTTCACCGCGCGCTCGTCGAGACCTACGAGGACTCCTTCGGCTTCGGCGACCGCGAGCGGATCGGCGACGGCTGGTCCGACGTGTCCATCGCCAACGAGGACCGCAGGGACGACCTCACCCTCGAGTTCCTGGGGCGGTACTCGGGACGGGGAATCGAGGACGACCTCGAGGCCGCGATGAAACTCGGCCAGGAACTGGACGAACAGTACGAGGACGCGTATCGGGAGGGTGAGACGGCCACGCGCACCGAGTGCCAGACCCTCCAGGCCGCGGCCTTCGTCAGCGCGTGGCTGAACGAGGGGTCGAAGGAGGGCCTCTATCCGGTCGTCGCCGTCACTCGGGACGGCGGTACCGACGAAATCTACGGCCACGCGGAGCTGTACACGTGTCTGCCGCGACAGGTGACCGGTCACCTGTTCGACGAAGTCTACGCGACCGTGCTGATGAGCGCGACCCTGCAGCCCTTCGACGTCACCGAGAACGTGCTGGGACTCGAGGACGCCGTCACCATGGCGTACGGGTTACAGTTTCCCGCCGAAAACCGTCTGACGTACGCCGTCGAGACCCCGGCGCTGTTCGCTTCGGACCGCGACGACCCGGCGGTTCAGGAGGCGGTCGAGGAGGCGATCGACGACGCCGTTCGCATGACTCCCGGCAACACGCTCGCGTTCTTCCCCAACTACGGGGAGGCCGGTCGGTACGCCGACCGGCTCGAGGCCGGACGCGATCGAACCGTCTACCTGGACGAACCCGGCGAGTCGGTCGAGGAACTCCGCCAGGAATTCGTCGCGGACGACGACGCGGTGCTGTGTACCTCGCTGTGGGGAACCCTCTCGGAGGGGGTGAGTTTCGACGGCGACGACGCAAACACCGTGCTCGTCGTCGGCGTGCCCTATCCGCATCTGGACGACCGGGCGGAGGCGGTACAGGACGCCTACGACGTCGCGTTCGACGGTACCGACACCGGCTGGCGGTACGCCGTCGAGATTCCGACGGTCCGAAAGACCAGACAGGCACTCGGCCGCGTTATCCGGTCACCGGACGACGTCGGCGTCCGCGCGCTGCTCGATCGGCGCTACTCGAGACGGGCCAAGTCCGACCTCGGGAAGTACAGCGTCAACGGCACGTTCCCGCACGAAGAACGCGAGGAACTACTCGACATCGACCCGGACAAGCTCAAATTCGCGATGCTGAATTTCTACGGCGATCACGACGCCTACGACGGGGAGCCGCCGACGCCGTGA